The segment ggctgggctcaCTGCTCCTGATGATCTTTATGCCATCCCTCTTTAGGAAGAAGCAGATATCTGCGAAGTAGTCCTGCAGCAAGGTCCCTGcgagggagggacggagagcgTGACGCCTCCTGCGCCACTAGGCCCAGGTGGGGCCGGGCAGGCAGCCCTGAGGgcgggggtgtgggcggggccagtCCTCGGGGTGGGGCCAGTAAGCACTGAGTGGGGCCGCGGCCAGCCAACCAGCCCTCAGGGCGAGACATGGGGCGGGGCCAGCTCTTGGAGGCGGGGCCTTAGGCCGGACAGGCCAACCCTGAGGGGGGAGCGCGGGAAAGGGGAAAGCCAGGTCTCGGGGGCGGGGCCTACCGACGAACTTCCGGGCAGCCAGCTTCACGCTCTTGTAGGGGCTCTCCAAGTAAGCCAGGCCCTGGAGCAGAAGCAGGTGGTAGTTGCCGAAGTTGCTCTCCACCTGCGGAAGGACAAGAGCCATTGGCCAGGCCCTTCCGGATGGGAATGGCAGGACCCTCCTTCACTTGAGCCCACCCTCACATCACTCCCGTGAACTCCACCCCCACCGACAGCTTTACTAAGCTAAGCGGAAATAGAGGGTTCTCTGGGGGATGGTAATGAGATGAGAGGGGCTCGTAGGAGCCCTCAGGAAGGGGGCTTCATCACAGCAAAGCCACACATTTGGTCCTATCAGACTCAAGCCTTTTGCACCGCCAGACTCCGTGAGATGCCAAACCAAACAGCTCTGCAAGCCCAGCCTGGCAGAGTTCAAGGGTAGGAGCCAGCAGGGAAGCCCCGCCCCAGCAAGGCCCTAGGGGTGGAGCCGGAAGGGAGCCCCGCCCACACAGGGCTCTGGAGTGGGGTTGGGGAAGGGAAGGCCCGCCCCCTCAGGGCCAATGGGTGGGGCCAAGGGAAGCCCCACCCCTGCATAGATCAAGGGAAGCCCCACCCCTGCATCGGTTAGGGGTGGAGTCAGAGGGAAGCCCCGCCCCTGCAGAGCCCTAGGGGCGGAATCAGAGGGAAAGCCGCACCCCAAGGGTCTTTGAGGTGGATCAGGAGATCAGGATGGCAGTCCCGCCCCTGCAGGTTCCTAAGGCCAGGGCACCTGTACAGCCCTTAGTGGTCAGGATCTAGAGTACAGGCAGGAAGACTGATTCCACCCTCTGCTGCCTTCGAAATCTTTCGCCCACCCTCCCAGGAAGCTTCTGCCATGACCCTCCAGCCAGCCTGTGCTCTTGAAGCCTCCTCTGCTTGCCCAAGCTGTGCCCAGAGACCTGTACTCTGCACCTGCCACGCTGCCTGCTGCAGACACTCGGGACCCCGGCTGGGTCCCTGCTCCTCCCAGCTCTCCCCCTCCCACAGAGACCAAGTTGCAAGCAGGGGGAGGTCGTTCTGCATCTGAGCCCCAGCCCGAGGGTCAGGGGCACCTCAGGCGTTTCAAGCGAACAAGGAGGCACATATTCTGAGAGATCTCAGGATCAGGCTCTAGGCAGCCAGCTGAGAGTGAGCCCAGCTGGAGAGCTCCTGCGAGCCTGGCATGCCCCAGCCCTTTGGGTACCAATGGAAACCCAGGTGCTCAGCCTGGCCCCCTGACTCGAGGCTGTGCTGGCTGGCTGCGCAGTCTCAGCTGGAGGCTGAGAGAAAAATGCCACGCCCTCCCCAGGGCCACAGGTTCAGGCCTGTTCCCAGCTCTGGGGATGCCCATCTCCAATTGGACACCAGGTGGTGCCATGACACACCCAGGAGCCCCTGGTCCAATCCACTATGAACTCTGCTGCCCAGAGGTGGAGCCAGAGCTGCAGAGACCAGATGCCCTTGGTGTGGGGGTGCCCTCGAGCCTCCCCAGGTGTTGCCACTCACTGTGTAGGTGAAGATGTCGGTCTCAGCACCCAGACCCTGGCCCCATGCCAGCCTGCTGAACAGCTCCTTCTGGAACTGCCACTTGAGCAGGGTGGCACAGCGTAGGAATGTGAACTTTGTCTTctaggagacagcagagagatgGTTGCCCCCTGCCCCATCAACATACCCCCAGGTCAGCCCCAGGAGAGGTCTGGAGAGACCTCAGCTCTCACTGCTCCCCTGGGGCTACCTCTGTTTGCACCTATCCAGGCCCAGGGCACCCCACAGCATGTGTCCTTGGGTAGCGTCCTGTGTCAGAAGAGATTGATGCCGTGATGACCTTTCCAGAGACGCTGGAGATAATCTGGGAGGCAGCGTGGCCCAACCCGGGTCTTTCTTACAGCAGAAAGAGGGACACCAGGTGGGACAAGGAGGTGGGATAGTGTCAGGACACATATGTCAGGCCATGTTCCATCCTGGCACCGCGTGGCTTCTTAAACACTGCCTGgagcccccaccaccactgttgggtgtgacccccatggTCACAGGCACAATAGCACCAGAGCACTAAACCACAGGCCAAGTTGGCAGGGGACTGCTGGAAGGGACCCCTGAACACCTTTTCAGGGTGCCCACTGGAAGGAAAAAGCAACTGAAATGACAGAGTGACAGTAAGGAGCAAGGACAGAAGGCCACAGAGGAAGCGTCTGCTTGAGCCTATGTCTGCAGCCCACTCTGTCCACCAGCCCCCACTGGCTCTCCCCAGAGGGTCCCAGTGCCTCGCCCCAGCCAGGGTTTCCTGAGCAGTAGCATCCCTGCAGGGAGAAGGACCATGGCCTGAAAGGCCAGTCCAGGTCCACCCATGAATCTCTCCTGGGAATGAGAGTGTCTTGCTGGGGTCAGGCAGGGGCTGGTCTATACCAGTAGCTTTGATGGTGCATCCACAGGGGTGGGAAGCGCTCCAAATACTTGGCTCCTAGGGccggggtgtgtgtgcatgtgcatgcgtgtgagtgtgcatatatgcgtgtgagtgtgcatatatctGCGTGTGTATCTgcgtgtgcacatatgtgtgtgcgtgtcccTGGAAGGAAGTGAGGTGCCTCCACCTGTACCTCTACCCCTGTCTGGCCATGGGGGTCCCGCAGCGGCTCACCAGGACCACGTCGGGGCAGGGGTCGGCCAGATGCAGGAGCAGTGGTACCACGGCCTGGAAGACCTGGTTCCGGAGCTGAATCCGGGACTTCTTGCCGCTGTGCAGAACTTCCCCGTACAACTTGATGGCGGCACCACGCACCTCTTCGTCCTCCTGCAGCCACAGGCAGGGGGTCGGCTCTGCGCTGCAGAGCCCGTGACTGCCCGTCCCGCGGACCTTGTAGGGTACAAACCTATCGCTGCAGAAGGGGCTGAGACCTCATTGTGTAGACCCGGAAGGCACTGGAACCCTGGGCAAGGCCTACCCAGCCTGTGACTCGGTTTCCCCGATTGCAAACTGTGGTGCTGCCCTGACTCCCCAACCTCTCCCATCTCCACCACACCTGAAACCCCCATGGGGACAAAGCAACTCCTAAATTCCTGCCTGGCCCCACCTCTCAGTCCCCAGAGTACCTCGCTGCAGCCCACCCCTCTGCCTGAGAGGGCCACTATAGGTTTTGAGGTGGGCTCAGCCAGTGGGCTCTGTAGGCTAGGGAGAGGTTGTTGcgattggtggtggtggtggtaatgggTCCCCCAGCTTGGATTTCTCTGATTGTGGGGAAGATGGAGCGTGGCTGCAGCTAGGACGGCTCTGATTGGTGCGGAGATACACCGCCCTGATTGGTGGGGAGATGGAAGCGCTACAGTTAGGACTGCTCTGattggggggaggtggagggctgCTGCAGCTTGGACTGTTCTGATTGGTGGACTGCAGCTGGCGCTGTGCACATGCAGGTTTTGCTCACATCATCGAACAGAGGctgcagcagctgcaggagcttGATGTCGGAGGCCCGAGGGCCCCGTGCTCCCAAGTGATGCAGGATTTCCCCCAGGAGCGCCACCAGTGCCACGAAGTCTTGCGGCTCGGGCATCAGGAAACTGTCCAGAAGCCGGACCAGCTCTTTCTGGAGCAGGGATACCTGTATGGAAACGACGTCCATATTCCTGCAATCTGGGCTGCTCCACGCTCCGCTCCGTGTGCCTTCCCCACTGCGCGCCTCCTGGTGTGGGCTGGGCGGGCAGACTCTGTCAATCACATGCCCTAGCCAGCCCAGTCCTGGACCACATCTTGCGGTGTGCCTAGCCGATGCAAAGGGATTCCTGCCCTGCCAGGACGCCAAAGCCCCTGGCGGAGAGGTCCTGGTCCCCAGCCCTATACAGCAAGGACCTCTCCCACCTGGGCTTTATGTGCCCtgaccctccagcccctcctgccctcacACCTTCTTGGGATGGATCATGACACTGCTGAGACCCTTCAGACTCGTGGTCTGCACCAGCTGGCTGGAGTTGCCCAGGCCCAGCGTCAGGATGCTCTTCATGCTCTGCCGGGAGGCATGCAGGGTGATGTCCGGGCTGTTGAGAAGCTGAGATGGGTTGGCCAGGTcagccggtgctcagggctactgcATCAGTGCCACATGGAAACGGGTGGCAGCGGGAGCTCACCTCAGTGACCAGGACGATGGCCACATTGTGGTCCCGCTGCTCGTAGCTCTTCATGGAGATGATTGCCTGGCCCAGGACAGCCTTGATCTCGCAGCTGTACTGCACCATGGCCCTGCAGAGGAAAGGGGCTGCCCAGGGGTCTCAGGGCTCTGTCCTTGAGCTGGGAAGCCCCTGGTTCCCTAGACTCAGGAGAAGACACAGGTCCTAGAATGTGGGAGCAGCAAGTGGGACCTTCACCTGGCCAGGAGGCTCAACCCCTCCGTGTAGGTTTCGGGGTGCTCAAAGAgctcccagccctgcagcagCTTCACGTAGGCGAACACCTCCCAGTTGCCTGTGGTCCAGAAGAGACCTTTCAGCGCCTCCAGGCAGGTCCTAGGCAGGGTTGAAGAGCAGAGGGGTGCGTAGTTGGGGCATGACACCCTCCTTGGCCACAGTGACCTCCTCCAAGCTTCCCTCCTCACAGTGCCCAGCCTCAGGTGGCCACAGCTTCTACTTTTACACCCTAGTGAAGCCTCCTCCTGCGACCCCCACACCGTGCCAACCTGGCCTACAGCCACCTCtgtgtgaggtggggagggttCCGCTGGAGGGGCTGGGCTTTGTGGAGTGGAGAGAAGGGGCACcatgggaggggcggggctccgTGGAGAGGAGAGGTGGGGCTCCATGGGAGGGGCAGAGCCTTTTCGGAGGGGAGGGGATTCCTGGGCAGAGTGAGAGCTCTGTGGTGGGCAGCGCCTTGCAAGAATGGGGGCCGGAGGGTGTTAGGGGGAGGTCAGGAAGGGGTAGGGCAGGCCTCACCTGCAAGGGCCCAGAGGCTGCCTTTCCAGGATGTCCTCCTGGTAGTGGGAGAGGTCCTGCCCCATGCCCAGCTCGAACAGGTAGAGCATCTGTGTCAGCAGGCCCAGGAGGATGCCAGCGAAGGCCCAGTGTACTGTGGGTCTGAACTCTGGGACATACAGGAGCTCGTAGATGGTGCCAAGGGCCTGCGGTGAGCAGAGCAGCACCCTCTGCACCCACAGTGCCCCAGGCTCACTGCCCACACATTGGGCAGGTGCAGTCCCAGGTCTGGTCCCACAGTGGGTGCCactgctcacacacacaggcccCCTCGTTCCCGTGCTGCCCACCAGCAGGGAGATGACCTCCGCCTGCTCCTGCGGCTGGACGAGCTCCCTGGATGGCCGCAACTTCAGGTTTGTGTACAGCAGGGTAATGATCTTGTGGGCCAGTTGTTCAGTGGTGACCAGGGCTCTCCACAGGGGAATGAGCTTCCTGCAGAGATGATGTCCAGTGCCACCAGATGGGGCCATGCGGGACAAGGGCTTCGGGTGACCCCTGGTCCCTGGTACTTAGGGGTGATCTGTCTGGCAAGTTTGGGGGTTCAGGAATGGAAGACCGGGAGGCCAGGTGCTGCTGACACAGGCCAGCCCCCCCAGGCTTGCCACTGGCACCCCCACTCTTGCTGCACAAGTCCAGGCAACCCTGTCCTTGCCCTTGTCCTGTCAGCTCCACACACAGATACTCCAGGGCAGTGTGGAGGACAGAAAAGATGGGTGGGCTGGTCTGCCTGGGTATCTGCCCCCTTGGCACTTCCACCCCGGGGGAAGCAGTTGGGCTCTGGGTCCTCATCATGCAGCATGTCCTGACACCCCACCTCAGCCACAGGCATGGGCAGGGGTGACAGCTGCCAGCCCCTTGGCAAGCTGGTCTGGGTGAGTGCTGGGCCACTCCTGCTCTGGGCCCCTCTGGGGTGTCTGGGCCCACTGGACCTTAGTGGAGCACTCGTCCACCATGATGGGGGGCCCACCTCTCGGATGGGGGACTCAGCGTGAACATCACCTCGATACATTCCTGTGGGTACTGGGTTCCCAGCAGGGTCATGGCCCTCAGCATGGCCACCTGGACATTCTTGGACTTGAGGCTAGGCAGTTCCTGGGACAGGCCCTTCAGGATCTCCATCAcctgtggggcaggggtggctgGGCTCGGGCCTCCCTCTGTCCCAGGGGTTGAGACTTCAGGGCTCCCTGGTAGAACCCCCAGAAGAGTCCGGCAGCCCTGTCAGCACCATCTGGGCCATCCCTGAGGCCAGCGGGGTCATTTCTGCCTAGTGGGGAGGGCACAGAGGCTCTGGCCACAGACCATGCCGGCAGAGAGAAGCAAGGCACCCCGGGTGTCCGGCAATACCTGGGCAGCCCCTGTTGTCTCGCCCCAAGCTGCCCACCTGCTCAGGCTTGATGGAGCTGTCTTCAAAGATGGTGAGGAGCACCTGGGAAGCCAGGGCGCTGCGCAGGTGCCCGCCGCTGCTGAGCCCCTGCAGGAGCGTGAGCACCAGCTGCGTGTGCTGCCCCACCGACAGGTTCCTGTTCAGGGCCTGCAGGGGCCAGGGCGCGGTCACATGCGCTTATGCACGCACCTGCTCCagtcacacccatgcacacatacTAGCACGCACACAGCCCATTCCTGGTCACATGCACGTGACCCACTTCCGGTCACATGAATGCACACTTAGAATCCATGCTGGATCATGCTCACGCATGCACGCTCACCCATGGCCCACGCTGCCCACTGCTGAGAATGCAGGTAACACTCGCCCTTTTCTGGAGGGCCAGGAGTTCCGCACATGCTTCCCAGGGCTACAGCGTACAGAGCTGCCCtggcagatggggaaactgaggcagggagcCTTGAAGGACATAGCCCAGACTTGGCCTCCGCCCCAATCCATTAGAGACGGACTGGgactccagcccagcccccgagACGGAGCCGCTGGCGGCCTGGGCAGCACAGGGCGGTCCCAGCCCCACCTTCACCACGGGATACAGCTTCCGTTCCGACTCCTGATAGGTCCTCGCTTCCACGTTCTTCAGCCTGTTCAAGCGCATGAATTCGGCCACGCTCTCTGCAGGCGGGGCTCGTGGTCAGGCGGGGACCGGCCAGTAGGGCAACCCGCCCGGACCCGCACTCACGCTTATGCTGGAGGAGGTGCAGCAGCAGGTAGGCACACTGGTGCGAGTGGCTCTGGGTGGCCTGGTCCTCGTCGTGCCACAGCAGCAGCAGTAGGCCCACCTGATGGCCCAACGCAGAGGGCGTGGCGTGCTCCTGGGGGCGGccactctgagcagagcctggcctgccggcccggccccgccctgcccctgttGCCCCGCTCCTGGGCCTGCGGCTCCTTCCCCCAAGCGTCTGTTGGCCCCGCCCTGCGCCTGCTGCCCCACCCCACGCCTGCTGGACCCGCCCCCGCACCTGTTGGCCTTGACCtgctgcccccatccccaccccctcctgctggccccgccccagTGCCTGTCGCTCTCTACAGCTACCCCGCCCCACACCTGATGCTCCGCCCCCGCTGGATCCTGATCCTGGTGCCCCCCATTACTACTGGTGCCCCCACCCCTTTTCTCTCTCAGCGTTCCAGTTCTCAGTCCTTTCCAGGGCCTCTTCTCTCGCCTGGAGAGGGGCTCCAATATCTGGAGGGGCCTCACTCTCACTCCACAGGTGAGAGGCAGTGAGGGCCTGAGCCGGTGGCTGCGGGCATCCGCCGGCCACTCCTTCCTTCAGCTTCCCACTCGCCCTGGCTCTGGTCAGCATGACTGGCAGAAAGGCTTCTCCCACATGGCCGGTGGCACAGAGCTGGGGCATGCGCCGTCCATCCAGCCTGGACACTCAGTGCTGAGCATGTGCCGGGGTGAGCCGGGCTCCTGAGTCTCCTGCCTGCATCTGTCTGTGAACCTGGCGGGCTGTCCCAAGCTGGCACTGACACGTTCTCCTCAGATGGCGCTGCATTTGGCAGTTTCTGGAATCTGCACGGGGCTGTTCCTTAGCCTTTCCAGCTGTCTGCTGGCTCTCTGCAGCCTCCGGTGCTTGGGCCTGTTTCTCACCCTTTGGCAAGTCCCGGCtaccccagcccctggccagcaGCTGCCTGCAGGCTGTAGTTGCAGCGGCTGTGGGCATCCCTTCATGTCCTGGTCCTGTGGGTCAGCCGCCAACTCTGGATGAAGGAGGGAGGGCTGCTGCCTGCGGGGTCCCAGACAGAAGCCCTGCAAAGTGTACATGCCCATGCTGCACTGTAGAGGCCAACTGGCCCCTGTTCACCCATGTCCATTCCATGCCCACCCCTATCCACCCCATGTCTGTCCCACGTCCACCCCATGTCCATCTTATGTCCACCTCATATCTCCCATGTCCACCCCATGTCTGTTCCATGTCCACCCATGTCCATTCTATGTTCACCTATGTCCGTCCCATGTTCATTCATGCCCATTACATGACTGTCTGTGAGACCAGGCCCTGGCTTCTGTCTCTGCAGCTGGGAACTCTCATGCCAGACTGATCCAGCCTGCTCGGTGGTGTCCCCCTGGCCACAGGCTCCCCAGGGGCCCCAACTGCCTCCTCAAGCATGACCGACGGCTGAGACCCACTTGGGCAGTGACAGTTGCCTTCCGGGACAGCCCACCTCTCTCACTGCCACTGCACCCCgagccccacccccagacaccACCATGCGTGCAGCGCTGTCCCCCTGCTGGGCTTGCCTGGGTTCTAATGACCACTCGTGGCCCCCTGGCTGTGGTGTGAGGCCCCAGCCAGAGGGCACTGCTGCCCATGTCCTCTCAGCACAGAGCTGCATCTCTCTTGATCCATGGACGGTACCCCACAGGACATGCTGACCCTCGGTCTTTGCTACTTGTTTTCCTGGGACTGACCTTGCAGGAAGGGGCCAAGCCCCTTGTCCATCtgccagcccacctgggttctccCGCCCAGCGCACCTGCCCGGCTCTCCTGACTGACCATCTGGGCATACTGCTCAGCACAGGGTCAGCAGGAAGACCGCTGCTCTCACAGTGATGCCCTTCTCCCAGCATCCCGTCCTGTCCTGCAAGGTCTCATGCTCACCCCCTCTTCTGAGGTGGCCGCTCCCCAGGGCAGTGTGATCAGGGCAGGCTGTGCTGGTCCCTCCCGGGAGTGCTCAGAGCCACTTCCTCCCAGGCACCTGGCCAGCAGAGACTGCTGACCACAGGCTTTGCTCACTTGGACTGGATGGCTTCCGGCTGCCAGGCTGGGAAGAgcagtgaggggggagggggctgtacGCCCCTGGACAGTGCCCTGGCCACCCATGTCCTGCTGGTGGTTGGCTGGACGTGCCCAGCCTGTGGCACTGCTACTGGCTGGGGCTTCTGTGCTCACGCCCACTGTGGGTGATTCTGGGCATGTGGGTCCCGCGGACACCCCAGCTGCCCCACGGCCACTGCAGAGCCCCCAAGTCgagtcctcctcctccccgcctcactcTCCAGAACCCCTCACTGCCCCAGGCCAGCCTCCAGGGCACCCAGCGAGTGGAGTGTGCTTAGGGCCTGGCTGGTGGCTGAGGGCCAGTCCTGGTGGCCCCAAGAATCCAGCTAGCCCCAACCCTTCCCAGTGTGCTGCTGGCTGGATGTCTCTCCCAGGCTGGTCCTGGGTCATGTCCAGCCCAGCTGGCCTTCAGCCCTGATCACTCATGGCTCCCACCCCCAGGCACAGATGGGCGGCCTCAGATTCCCACCCCAGGATGGCCCTTTGCCTCCCAAGTCCTCTCAGGTGGCTGCCAGGGAGGCATTTTTCTGGAATGTTCCGTGCTGACTGGGCATTGCACTCCACTCAGTGTCCTGGGTCCACGTCCTAgccctgcccagtgcccctgATCCTGCTGGGGATGACTCTGAGGGACCCAGCTGCAAATATCCTCAGGCTCATTCTTCATTCTTGATgggttgctgggggtggggctgcagcTGCGGGGCTGGTCCaggcctttctcccctctccctgctgatGAGGGTGGTCCCGGtggtccctcctctctccctgctgacCGAGAGGCTGGCAGGGCTTTACCTTTGGGCACCTGCCCACAGCAACCCCAGAGCTCAACAGTACCTCAGGCTTGGACTTTGCCTGCCTGGACCCCAGGCTGCTCTGAGGCCCAAAACTGGGCAGAGGGTGTGGGGCTGCTCTGCCCCATTTGGGAACATGAACAGCCTCCAGGCCTCAGGCTCCTGGCAATGGGTCTGTCCATGTGGCCTCTGGCCGCACACGGCCTCATATCCAGAGTGTCCCCTACTGTCTGCCCATCCATGGCTGGGCAGGGGGCTCCCTTGGCCCTAAGCCCCCGCCAACTCCTGCCTGACCCCgtctcttgcccccaccccagctcaaaGTCCTGATAGCGCGGGGTGGGGCCGGCAGCTGTGGGGACTCACGGTCAGCCTCTGGGTGTCTGCCAGGTACTGCAGCAGCAGGAAGATGGAGCGGGTGACCCGCTGCCGCTCATGGGTGCTGCTGGACTCAAGCCACGGCTCCATGTGCTGCGGGCAGCAGCGGTGCGGGCTGAgcaggggcagtgggcaggggagggggcagggggcgggggcagtgggcACACCTGTAGGATGAAGGAGATCTCGTCCATAGTGTTGTTGTCCAGGACGAGTTTCCGCAGCAGCAGGTCCAGGGCCTGCGAGCTCTTCTGGTACAGCATCTGAGCACATACGCGGCCCTCGATGAGCATGGCCGGGGCACTGCCCGGCCCCTCAGCCCTGGGCGCTGACAGCCTCTGAGGGAGCCTGGGAGGCCGGAACTTTGAGGCTCAGCTGGGACTTGGAGCCTCGGCCCAGaggtccccacagccccccacccccatagccAGCGCTGCCCTCCTTGCCCAGGGGCCACCCTGCCTTGGGCCTGGCACCCCTGGCACCCATCGCCTCTCTCACTACTCCTGCCATGTCCTGGGACCCCAGATCTGCAGGCCCAGAATGGTGGCCCTTCCTCGGGCCCTCCTTGGCCCCTCCTGGCGTGGATGCCGAGCCCCAGGGAGCACCACAGCTGACCCCTCTGAGCCTCAACAGTGCCCAGGGCGGGCCACTGCGCCAAAGACCTACGTGCCCACCCAGATCCAGCCTGCCCTGCATCCCAGCCCAGGGCTCACCAGGACATCAGGGACCGAGTGCAAGGAAGGCAGAGTGCTGCGGAGCTGCTCGGGGGGCGGCAGCGTGTAGAGGGACCGCAGACAAACCTGCAGCATGCGCGACTGCAGCGCCGGGCTCAGGCCGGGACGCAGGGTGCTGCGGGCACACACAGGGTCTCATGTGGCAGGAACAGGCACACGCagggacacaggcacacacagggatGAGCACACGCAGGAACCCAGGGCACATGCAGGGACATGGGGCACATGCAGGGACCGGGGAACACATAGGGTCATGCAGGGCAAGGACAGGTACCCGCAGGGTCTGAGTCACCCGCAGGGACACGGGACACACGTAGGGACCGGGGCACATGCAGGGACACGGGGCACATGCAGGGACATGGGGCACACGCAGGGACACGGGGCACACACAGGGACTGGGGCACGCGCAGGAACACGGGGCACGTGCAGGGACAATCCGAGGGGGGAATGGGGACACTCAGCCTGTGGCTGCGATGCAGGCACTGAGGTATGGGCTTGCGTGGGCTCCTGGGGAGGGACATGAGGGCCCCCAGCCTGAGTGGCCCCAAGGCGCAGGTGCAGTAATTACTGACATGTCAGCCGCTGAGTCTCTGATGGACATGACCAGAGAACCCTCAGGCCAGTCTGTGAGCAGGGTCGGGTCAACTTGTGCCCAAAGACAGGCCAAAGTGTGACAGGTCAGGTAGTGACAGGGTCATTGTAGATGGGGTCAGGGTGTGACGGGGTCAGGGAGTGGTGGGGTCAGAGGGACAGTGTGGGGTTGGTGACTTCTTTCTACCCCATTCTGGACAGGTCAGTCACACAGCGCCCTGACTCCTAGTGGCCTGGTTGAGCTGAGCTGTGCACGGTCACTTGAGCCCAGGTCCTTGTTCCCAGGTGCCCGCCCGCCCCTATGCAGGCCCAGGTCTCCTGTGCACCGCGGATCACCTCAGTCCTGCAATGACCATGATGGCCCTCTGCCGGAAGTGGGTGGCCAGGAAAGGGGGCTCCTTCTGCAGGGCGATCTGGAGGGGGTAGGCGCAAGTAGTCAGGTGGGGGCCGCAAGGGATCCGCCCCATCGCGCCCCTGCCGGCCCTGCCATGTCCCGCCCTGCTGCCCCGCCTTGGCTCCATCgcgccccacccctaccccttgcCCCGCCCCGGTCttgccccgccccacccgccccaccctgcccctgccccgcctcACTAagtcccgcccctccccgccctgaccccgccccttcccgccccgccccgcctcaccaGGAGACACTGGATGAGCTCTGGAACCTGCGTGAACTTGTAGCTCTGGGCGTCCGCCGAGCGCTGCAGCGCCCGCAGCAGCATGGTGCTGGCCACCAGGAAGCTGCTTTTCAGGGCGTTGTCCTGGACATGCAGGGCCGGAGCCTGAGCCGGAGCGCACCCCACCCCGCACAAAACCGCAGTGCCGCATGCAGAGACAGcgtgggacagggcagggccgaGCAGGCGGCTAGGcaagcacagacacatgcaggAACCCAGGGACGCAGGGACACAGGCACGCAGGGATGCAGGCACCCAGGGATGCAGACACTCAGGAACCCACAGACACAGATACGCAGGCACACAGACACCAGGGGTGCAGGGACCCAAGGACGCAGGCATGCAGGCACGCAGGGATGCAGGGACGCAGAGATGCAGGAACACaggcatgcaggagcccagggacGCAAGCATGCAGGCAAGCAGGGATGCAGGAAcccacatacacagacacgcaggcACACAGGGACGCAGGAACCCACAGATGCAGGCACACAGCCTCACAGGAGCCCACAGACGCAGGGACACAGGCATGCAGGCATGCAGGTGGGCAAGGGCGTGAAGGCGCAACCCTCCCAACCCGACTCACATATCTGCCACA is part of the Sorex araneus isolate mSorAra2 chromosome 2, mSorAra2.pri, whole genome shotgun sequence genome and harbors:
- the LOC101542178 gene encoding maestro heat-like repeat family member 5; protein product: MATGSGQTTKVASLKGHLELVRRSRYEQLSPPAPWRNERPVWVSLPVTLSPADTGQEHLLCFSPPAEGQGNDPSWEAEMVQQLRALPREGQEGLLQSLQCCLEAQDFTSCLTVLQVSGKDKESSTSVQDLLSPLNLDSSLPLGKMLLFRLYGLVLRECASAELVQSHLKTLLDLSPVWFSEREGIALAVGITSVSHLEATWTVLEQLGRTWSLKLRPAATVSQDLVLCWKRVSRTCLLCYGQVALHAGSQALPWVDNIMARIIYYYSCGRYDNALKSSFLVASTMLLRALQRSADAQSYKFTQVPELIQCLLIALQKEPPFLATHFRQRAIMVIAGLSTLRPGLSPALQSRMLQVCLRSLYTLPPPEQLRSTLPSLHSVPDVLRLSAPRAEGPGSAPAMLIEGRVCAQMLYQKSSQALDLLLRKLVLDNNTMDEISFILQHMEPWLESSSTHERQRVTRSIFLLLQYLADTQRLTVGLLLLLWHDEDQATQSHSHQCAYLLLHLLQHKQSVAEFMRLNRLKNVEARTYQESERKLYPVVKALNRNLSVGQHTQLVLTLLQGLSSGGHLRSALASQVLLTIFEDSSIKPEQVMEILKGLSQELPSLKSKNVQVAMLRAMTLLGTQYPQECIEVMFTLSPPSERKLIPLWRALVTTEQLAHKIITLLYTNLKLRPSRELVQPQEQAEVISLLALGTIYELLYVPEFRPTVHWAFAGILLGLLTQMLYLFELGMGQDLSHYQEDILERQPLGPCRTCLEALKGLFWTTGNWEVFAYVKLLQGWELFEHPETYTEGLSLLARAMVQYSCEIKAVLGQAIISMKSYEQRDHNVAIVLVTELLNSPDITLHASRQSMKSILTLGLGNSSQLVQTTSLKGLSSVMIHPKKVSLLQKELVRLLDSFLMPEPQDFVALVALLGEILHHLGARGPRASDIKLLQLLQPLFDDEDEEVRGAAIKLYGEVLHSGKKSRIQLRNQVFQAVVPLLLHLADPCPDVVLKTKFTFLRCATLLKWQFQKELFSRLAWGQGLGAETDIFTYTVESNFGNYHLLLLQGLAYLESPYKSVKLAARKFVGTLLQDYFADICFFLKRDGIKIIRSNFESLGLEEDLDSRRFYRDFQEDLAELSRCTSY